The following proteins come from a genomic window of Ornithinimicrobium cryptoxanthini:
- a CDS encoding DNA polymerase III subunit delta' gives MSVFDDLVGQEPLVEQLQHSAANPAAMTHAWLFTGPPGSGRSKAARAFAAALQCEGGGVPGCGECQACRTVLAGSHADLIVEATSETFIRVGRARDLALAAGSRPTVGRWRVLIIEDADRLNDQAADALLKSLEEPPPRTVWMLCAPSLEDILVTIRSRCRHMRLRTPPVDAVAELLVRRDGIDAAMAHYAARAAQSHIGIARRLALDEGARTRRHRVTSIPLSLTSLGAALSAADELSTAATEGATGSAADEADEARAVLLRQLGADPSARTQPPAIRTHLKEFDERQKRLSRRRQHDTIDAALTDLSSVYRDALVLGTGAGIEAINSTEVPVLRELARAFSPDQLLQALDTIGLARQRLIANGSPLLVLEAMMVGLILPTARQGA, from the coding sequence ATGAGTGTCTTCGACGACCTCGTCGGCCAGGAGCCCCTCGTGGAGCAGCTGCAGCACTCTGCCGCCAACCCCGCTGCGATGACCCACGCCTGGCTCTTCACCGGACCGCCAGGGTCTGGACGGTCCAAGGCCGCTCGGGCCTTCGCCGCCGCGCTGCAGTGCGAGGGCGGCGGGGTCCCGGGGTGCGGTGAGTGCCAGGCCTGTCGGACCGTGCTGGCGGGCAGCCACGCCGACCTGATCGTCGAGGCGACCTCCGAGACGTTCATCCGGGTCGGACGCGCCCGGGACCTCGCGCTGGCTGCTGGGTCCCGGCCGACGGTGGGCCGGTGGCGAGTGCTGATCATCGAGGACGCCGACCGCCTCAACGACCAGGCTGCCGACGCGTTGCTCAAGAGCCTGGAGGAGCCGCCCCCACGCACCGTCTGGATGCTGTGCGCCCCCTCGCTGGAAGACATTCTGGTGACGATCCGGTCCCGCTGCCGCCACATGCGCCTGCGCACCCCGCCGGTGGACGCTGTCGCCGAGCTCCTGGTGCGCCGGGACGGGATCGACGCCGCGATGGCGCACTATGCTGCGCGCGCTGCCCAGTCGCACATCGGCATCGCCCGACGGCTGGCTCTCGACGAAGGTGCCCGGACCAGGCGCCACCGGGTCACCTCGATCCCGCTGAGCCTGACCAGCCTGGGCGCCGCGCTCAGCGCCGCGGACGAGCTGAGCACTGCTGCCACAGAGGGCGCCACGGGCAGCGCCGCCGACGAGGCGGACGAGGCTCGCGCGGTGCTGCTCAGGCAGCTCGGGGCCGACCCGTCCGCGCGCACCCAGCCCCCCGCCATACGCACGCACCTGAAGGAGTTTGACGAGCGTCAGAAGCGGTTGAGCCGGCGCCGTCAGCACGACACGATCGACGCGGCACTGACCGACCTGAGCTCGGTCTATCGCGACGCGCTGGTGCTCGGGACCGGCGCCGGGATCGAGGCGATCAACTCCACCGAGGTCCCGGTGCTGCGCGAGCTCGCCAGGGCCTTCAGCCCCGACCAGCTGTTGCAGGCGCTCGACACCATCGGGCTCGCCCGACAGCGGCTCATCGCCAACGGTTCGCCGTTGCTGGTGCTAGAGGCGATGATGGTCGGGTTGATCCTGCCCACGGCGAGGCAGGGCGCGTGA
- a CDS encoding alpha/beta hydrolase: protein MIRRVGRIIKEEDQTVQVTMSARRTGPDRRVGWWSRLTVGGALIGLLAAGCTGAPTSAPPEGGTPEGGSSSEAPGGGGNGAPTEGGSAGPAGEVPAGLETFYEQELAWQECEGGECATLSVPIDYEEPDGATIELALLRVAAAGDRQGSLVVNPGGPGVSGVDYAQQAGLVVSGEVQEQFDIVGFDPRGVARSAPIECFDDAQMDDYIGSDPSPDDAAEEAASEELVKEFVAACEANAGELLWHVSTVEVARDMDVLRAALDEDQLDYLGASYGTFIGATYAQLFPANVGRFVLDGAVDPTMSRLDRGLGQAAGFEQATREYVQSCVDSGDCPLGDDVDSGMAGLRAFLADLDANPIPLEGDAAGELTEGWGVYGVIVAMYDEGAWPILTTALRSAQEGDATMLMFLANIYVGRTADGIYESNKMQAITAVNCLDRAAEPDPDEDEVLRQFEEVAPTFGKYLAGEGACAYWPETAQTVLDDYSAEGAAPIVVIGTTRDPATPYAWAEALADTLSSGVLLTYDGDGHTAYGRSNDCIDDAVDAYLLEGTVPQDGLSC from the coding sequence GTGATCAGACGGGTGGGGCGCATCATCAAGGAAGAGGACCAGACCGTGCAGGTGACGATGAGTGCGCGCAGGACAGGACCGGATCGCAGGGTTGGTTGGTGGAGCAGGCTCACCGTCGGAGGGGCTCTGATCGGTCTGCTCGCCGCCGGGTGCACCGGAGCTCCGACCAGCGCGCCGCCAGAGGGTGGGACGCCCGAGGGCGGATCTTCGTCCGAGGCTCCAGGCGGGGGCGGGAACGGTGCTCCCACCGAGGGCGGGTCTGCCGGCCCTGCCGGCGAGGTCCCCGCGGGGCTCGAGACCTTCTATGAGCAAGAGCTGGCCTGGCAGGAGTGTGAGGGTGGCGAGTGCGCGACGCTGAGCGTCCCGATCGACTACGAGGAGCCGGACGGCGCGACGATCGAGCTCGCCCTGCTGCGCGTGGCTGCAGCAGGAGACCGCCAGGGTTCGCTCGTGGTCAACCCCGGTGGCCCCGGCGTGTCCGGTGTGGACTACGCGCAGCAGGCCGGACTCGTCGTTTCCGGTGAGGTGCAAGAGCAGTTCGACATCGTCGGCTTCGACCCTCGCGGCGTGGCGCGCTCGGCACCGATCGAGTGCTTCGACGACGCCCAGATGGATGACTACATCGGGTCCGACCCCAGCCCGGACGACGCTGCCGAGGAGGCCGCCAGCGAAGAGCTGGTGAAGGAGTTCGTCGCGGCGTGCGAGGCCAATGCGGGGGAGCTGCTCTGGCACGTGTCGACCGTTGAGGTCGCCCGCGACATGGACGTGCTGCGTGCGGCCCTCGACGAGGACCAGCTCGACTACCTGGGCGCTTCCTACGGCACCTTCATAGGAGCGACCTACGCCCAGCTGTTCCCGGCCAACGTCGGGCGCTTCGTCCTGGACGGCGCCGTCGACCCGACCATGTCGAGGCTGGACAGGGGGCTCGGTCAGGCGGCGGGGTTCGAGCAGGCGACCCGAGAGTATGTCCAGAGCTGCGTCGATAGCGGTGACTGTCCCTTGGGCGACGACGTCGACTCGGGCATGGCGGGCCTGCGGGCGTTCCTGGCTGACCTCGATGCCAACCCGATCCCGCTCGAGGGAGACGCAGCCGGTGAGCTGACCGAGGGATGGGGGGTGTACGGCGTCATCGTGGCGATGTATGACGAGGGCGCCTGGCCGATCTTGACCACCGCCCTGCGCAGCGCACAGGAGGGAGACGCCACCATGCTGATGTTCCTGGCCAACATCTATGTCGGCCGCACGGCGGACGGCATCTACGAGAGCAACAAGATGCAGGCCATCACCGCGGTGAACTGTCTCGACCGCGCCGCCGAGCCCGACCCCGATGAGGACGAGGTGCTGCGTCAGTTCGAGGAGGTTGCGCCGACGTTCGGCAAGTACCTCGCCGGCGAGGGCGCCTGTGCCTACTGGCCCGAGACCGCCCAGACGGTGTTGGACGACTACAGCGCCGAGGGTGCCGCCCCGATCGTGGTGATCGGGACGACGCGCGACCCGGCGACGCCCTATGCGTGGGCCGAGGCGCTGGCCGACACGCTGTCCTCAGGGGTCCTGCTCACCTACGACGGTGACGGTCACACGGCCTACGGGCGGTCGAACGACTGCATCGACGATGCCGTCGACGCCTACCTGCTCGAGGGGACGGTGCCGCAGGACGGGCTGTCCTGCTGA
- a CDS encoding DUF3352 domain-containing protein has translation MTAPPAGTFDRPQSHAYAEPTPPRSRSFLLIALAVLAALVIGGGAWAATRMLGGGGDQPSSALPAETAAYVSLDINPSVGEKIAAVRFFQGLDEDVLETLRDGDIREKAFDWMAEEDEAFAAIDYREDIEPWLGDRMALGIVPNGGEEPYFGIALQVKDEEGADAGLTKLQEATNASEGEDGLDWYFHGDYAVLTTTAAVGGMQDLVEAGTLADKETFRSDMDALGDQGVLSGWVDVEPLAALADSPLAQQSMDDAASLSPSAYGLLGSLTGQSDLAQDAATGRYAAALRFAEGNIEVHGVTRGIDAAGIEGGDSGHLVLDLPEDTVAAISQEHGDQLLARAYAAFKEQLPTEMADAEAQAAEAGFTLPDDIQTLLGSSLVLSVGPGILDLQDDLEDFDNWAIAYRTETDTAKAEDLLMRAFELTGEPEAERIALRRSDDGVFTVGVSRPYVDAVAEGGALGNHTTFQDAVPNAEDADSVFYLNINAIEDLYLAEVADAQARESLEQLAAVGFSATLGDDGNGTFTLRFVADE, from the coding sequence ATGACCGCACCACCCGCCGGAACCTTTGACCGGCCACAGAGCCATGCGTATGCCGAACCGACACCTCCCCGGAGCAGGTCCTTCCTGCTCATCGCGCTAGCCGTCCTAGCCGCGCTGGTGATCGGCGGAGGTGCCTGGGCGGCAACCCGCATGCTCGGTGGGGGCGGCGACCAGCCCTCGAGTGCGCTGCCCGCCGAGACGGCCGCCTACGTCAGCCTGGACATCAACCCCAGTGTCGGAGAGAAGATCGCGGCCGTCCGCTTCTTCCAGGGACTGGACGAGGATGTCCTTGAGACCCTCCGGGACGGTGACATCCGGGAGAAGGCCTTCGACTGGATGGCCGAGGAGGACGAGGCGTTCGCCGCGATCGACTACCGGGAGGACATCGAGCCCTGGCTCGGTGACCGGATGGCTCTGGGCATCGTGCCCAACGGCGGCGAGGAGCCCTACTTCGGCATCGCCCTGCAGGTCAAGGACGAGGAGGGCGCTGACGCGGGGCTGACCAAGTTGCAGGAGGCGACCAACGCCAGTGAGGGTGAGGATGGTCTCGACTGGTACTTCCACGGTGACTACGCCGTGCTGACCACGACGGCCGCCGTCGGTGGGATGCAGGACCTCGTGGAGGCCGGGACGCTCGCGGACAAGGAAACGTTCCGCAGCGACATGGACGCGCTCGGCGACCAGGGCGTGCTGTCCGGCTGGGTCGATGTCGAACCACTGGCCGCACTAGCCGACAGCCCCCTGGCGCAGCAGTCGATGGACGATGCCGCGAGCCTGTCGCCGTCGGCCTACGGCCTGCTCGGCAGCCTGACCGGTCAGTCGGACCTCGCCCAGGACGCTGCCACCGGCCGCTATGCCGCCGCGCTCCGTTTCGCTGAGGGCAACATCGAGGTGCACGGCGTGACCCGCGGGATCGACGCCGCTGGCATCGAGGGTGGCGACAGCGGGCACCTGGTCCTCGACCTGCCGGAGGACACCGTCGCAGCGATCAGCCAGGAGCACGGCGACCAGCTCCTGGCCAGGGCCTATGCCGCGTTCAAGGAGCAGCTGCCGACCGAGATGGCCGACGCCGAGGCGCAGGCCGCCGAGGCCGGCTTCACCCTGCCGGACGACATCCAGACCCTGCTCGGCTCCAGCCTCGTGCTGTCCGTCGGGCCAGGCATCCTGGATCTGCAGGACGACCTGGAGGACTTCGACAACTGGGCGATCGCCTACCGCACCGAGACCGACACCGCGAAGGCCGAGGACCTGCTCATGCGCGCCTTCGAGCTCACGGGTGAGCCGGAGGCCGAGCGGATCGCGCTGCGGCGCTCCGACGACGGGGTCTTCACGGTCGGTGTCAGCCGTCCGTATGTCGACGCGGTCGCTGAGGGTGGCGCGCTGGGCAACCACACAACGTTCCAGGACGCAGTGCCCAATGCTGAGGACGCCGACTCGGTGTTCTATCTCAACATCAACGCCATCGAGGACCTCTACCTCGCCGAGGTCGCCGACGCACAGGCACGCGAGTCGCTCGAGCAGCTCGCCGCGGTCGGCTTCAGCGCCACGCTGGGTGACGACGGCAACGGCACTTTCACGCTGCGCTTCGTGGCCGACGAGTGA
- a CDS encoding C40 family peptidase, translating to MVVARPGRPTRYGALVTSAFLLISAAPATAEEHIPSQDEVRAARTLVTDTEGRVGELDALMQTYTAELRSAQQVAQIASEESAVARYEADEAAAESERLAEEAQAARQEADDATQVLGRHAAEAYKSGGLSTLELLLSAGPEDLMERAGSLEVVSRIRSRDADDAALASGTAQALEREAALAAAQAQAAAIRADEAESAASSAVEAAQAKSHQLGTEREATLLELARLRQVSVDTERTRQEALQAQADQRAAEAEQRRVEAQLAQEQLAAAQLAKQDQAAPAPTADAGGQLPENPPPSVLPQPSPAPSPAPTPPPAPSPTPPAPSPTPPPAPSPTHPPAPAPSPAPTPPPPAPTPTPPPPAPAPTPPPPAPAPTPPPPAPTPTPPPAPTPPPAPAPPPPPPAPAPGAETAIGWAHQQLGKPYIWGGEGPDGFDCSGLTKVAWAQAGVQLTHSSRIQYQQTAKVPVSQAQRGDLLFYSYDGTSAGIFHVAIYLGDGQVIHSLRDWSSWSGTKVTGMYYATGLLPQAGRP from the coding sequence GTGGTTGTGGCCCGCCCCGGACGCCCGACGAGGTATGGCGCGCTCGTCACGAGTGCCTTCCTCCTGATCTCTGCAGCACCCGCGACCGCAGAGGAGCACATCCCCTCGCAGGACGAGGTGCGAGCGGCCAGGACGTTGGTCACCGACACCGAGGGCAGGGTCGGCGAGCTCGACGCGCTCATGCAGACCTACACGGCAGAGCTGCGCAGCGCTCAGCAGGTGGCCCAGATCGCCAGCGAGGAGTCGGCCGTCGCTCGCTACGAGGCGGACGAGGCTGCTGCAGAGTCCGAGCGACTGGCCGAGGAGGCACAGGCCGCCAGGCAGGAGGCCGACGATGCCACCCAGGTCCTCGGCAGACATGCGGCGGAGGCCTACAAGTCCGGTGGCCTGTCGACCCTTGAGCTCTTGTTGTCGGCCGGTCCTGAGGACCTGATGGAGCGGGCTGGCTCGCTCGAGGTGGTCAGCCGCATCCGGTCACGTGACGCCGACGATGCTGCTCTGGCCTCCGGCACGGCCCAGGCGCTGGAGCGGGAGGCGGCCCTCGCGGCGGCTCAGGCCCAGGCCGCTGCCATCCGGGCCGATGAGGCCGAGTCCGCGGCGTCGTCCGCGGTCGAGGCGGCGCAGGCCAAGAGTCATCAGCTGGGCACCGAGCGGGAGGCGACTCTGCTGGAGCTCGCGCGACTGCGACAGGTGTCGGTGGACACGGAGCGCACCCGCCAGGAAGCGCTCCAGGCGCAGGCGGACCAGCGTGCCGCTGAGGCTGAGCAGCGCCGGGTCGAGGCGCAGCTGGCCCAGGAACAGCTCGCCGCGGCCCAGCTGGCGAAGCAGGACCAAGCGGCACCGGCACCCACCGCCGATGCCGGTGGACAGCTGCCCGAGAACCCGCCGCCCAGCGTGCTGCCGCAGCCCTCGCCGGCGCCGAGCCCCGCCCCGACGCCCCCTCCGGCGCCGAGCCCGACACCGCCGGCGCCGAGCCCGACTCCTCCGCCCGCACCCAGCCCGACGCACCCTCCGGCGCCCGCTCCCAGCCCGGCGCCGACTCCTCCGCCCCCCGCGCCGACGCCGACGCCTCCGCCCCCCGCACCGGCGCCGACGCCTCCGCCCCCCGCACCGGCGCCGACACCTCCGCCCCCCGCGCCGACGCCGACACCTCCGCCGGCCCCGACTCCTCCGCCTGCCCCCGCCCCGCCGCCCCCACCGCCGGCTCCGGCTCCGGGTGCGGAGACCGCGATCGGCTGGGCCCACCAACAGCTCGGCAAGCCCTACATCTGGGGTGGTGAGGGACCGGACGGCTTCGACTGCTCAGGACTGACCAAGGTGGCCTGGGCGCAGGCCGGTGTGCAGCTGACCCACTCGAGCCGGATCCAGTATCAGCAGACGGCGAAGGTGCCCGTGAGTCAGGCCCAGCGTGGCGACCTGCTGTTCTATAGCTATGACGGCACGAGCGCCGGGATCTTCCACGTCGCCATCTATCTCGGTGACGGCCAGGTCATCCACTCGCTGCGTGACTGGTCGAGCTGGAGCGGCACCAAGGTGACCGGGATGTATTACGCCACTGGGCTGTTGCCTCAGGCTGGCCGCCCCTGA
- a CDS encoding inorganic diphosphatase, producing the protein MNFDVTIEIPQGSRNKYEVDHATGRIRLDRMLFTATRYPADYGYIEDTLGEDGDPLDALVLLDEPTWPGCLVAARPIGMFHMRDEAGGDDKIICVPADDPRKAHIRELEHIGDHTRLEIQHFFEVYKDLEPGKSVEGAHWAGRAESEQTYHEAVQRAKDAGLSTARWAGPGNQGH; encoded by the coding sequence ATGAACTTCGATGTGACCATCGAGATCCCGCAGGGGAGCCGCAACAAATACGAGGTGGACCACGCCACCGGCCGGATCCGTCTTGATCGGATGCTGTTCACGGCCACCCGCTATCCGGCCGACTACGGATACATCGAGGACACCCTCGGAGAGGACGGGGACCCGCTGGACGCGCTGGTGCTGCTGGACGAGCCGACCTGGCCCGGCTGCCTCGTCGCGGCGCGCCCCATCGGCATGTTCCACATGCGTGACGAGGCCGGTGGTGACGACAAGATCATCTGCGTGCCCGCAGACGACCCCCGCAAGGCACACATCCGCGAACTCGAGCACATCGGTGACCACACCCGCCTGGAGATCCAGCACTTCTTCGAGGTCTACAAGGACCTGGAGCCCGGCAAGTCGGTCGAGGGTGCCCACTGGGCCGGTCGCGCCGAGTCCGAGCAGACCTACCACGAGGCCGTGCAGCGGGCCAAGGATGCGGGACTGAGCACAGCTCGCTGGGCAGGTCCAGGCAACCAGGGGCACTGA
- a CDS encoding D-alanyl-D-alanine carboxypeptidase/D-alanyl-D-alanine-endopeptidase, giving the protein MPVTAAYAGSGDLDGSAQVAAPSASPVIGVAAAQVAVRPHIAPQPPPVLVPVSRGRPVDPAVLGSLIQDELSSEWLGDPAHVAVTVRDVDTGEHLFDQNADRALTPASTTKLLAAAAIVTSLPMDEPFRTTVVTGEEPHKIILVAGGDMLIARGAGDPTQVEGRAGLADLADQTAAELTSRGLGAEDTPVRVELDTSYAQGPDRAPGWTDYWLTEGYTGRITMLALVEDRAIPFHPAPADPAQATSLAFKDALRERGIALTGGPRTTAAEVVAPEGAELLAEVESAPARDVLSEALASSDNAMVEQLARQAAVADGVGADPDSVKAWVLEQVAGYGVDVAGVQLADVSGLSDGTSIPARVLGDLLVVGADGDDPGLQSVLGELPIAGFSGTLWDRFHLDRHAPAVGVARAKTGALPGVTTLAGLVVTQDGRMLAFAVLADDVGRDGAGLEARSVVDSIVAELAVCGC; this is encoded by the coding sequence GTGCCAGTCACCGCAGCCTATGCCGGATCGGGCGACCTCGACGGCTCGGCCCAGGTTGCCGCTCCCTCCGCCAGCCCCGTGATCGGGGTGGCAGCGGCACAGGTTGCCGTGCGCCCGCACATCGCGCCGCAGCCGCCGCCGGTGCTTGTGCCCGTGAGCCGGGGTCGACCGGTCGACCCAGCGGTCCTGGGCTCGTTGATCCAGGACGAGCTGAGCAGCGAGTGGCTTGGGGACCCGGCCCACGTCGCCGTCACCGTGCGTGATGTGGACACCGGTGAGCACCTCTTCGACCAGAACGCCGACCGAGCACTGACCCCGGCGTCCACCACCAAGCTGCTCGCGGCCGCGGCGATCGTCACGTCCCTGCCGATGGACGAACCGTTCCGGACCACGGTGGTGACGGGGGAGGAGCCTCACAAGATCATCCTCGTCGCCGGTGGCGACATGCTGATCGCGCGTGGGGCGGGGGACCCCACTCAGGTTGAGGGCAGGGCGGGACTGGCCGATCTAGCGGACCAGACCGCGGCCGAGCTCACCTCCCGCGGGCTGGGAGCCGAGGACACGCCGGTGCGCGTCGAGCTCGACACCAGTTATGCCCAGGGACCGGACCGCGCGCCCGGGTGGACTGACTACTGGCTGACCGAGGGCTACACCGGACGGATCACCATGTTGGCCCTGGTCGAGGACCGTGCCATCCCCTTCCATCCCGCACCGGCCGACCCCGCCCAGGCCACGAGCCTTGCGTTCAAGGATGCTCTCCGCGAGCGCGGGATCGCGCTTACCGGTGGCCCCAGGACCACGGCGGCCGAGGTGGTCGCACCGGAGGGGGCCGAGCTGTTGGCAGAGGTCGAGTCGGCCCCCGCTCGTGACGTGCTCTCGGAGGCCCTCGCCAGCAGCGACAACGCCATGGTCGAGCAGCTGGCACGACAGGCGGCGGTCGCCGACGGCGTCGGAGCCGATCCGGACTCCGTGAAGGCCTGGGTGCTCGAGCAGGTCGCCGGCTACGGCGTGGATGTGGCCGGCGTCCAGCTGGCGGACGTCTCCGGGCTCTCGGACGGCACAAGCATCCCCGCCCGAGTGCTCGGGGACCTCCTGGTGGTCGGAGCCGACGGGGATGATCCCGGCCTGCAGAGCGTCTTGGGTGAGCTGCCCATCGCGGGCTTCTCGGGCACTCTGTGGGACCGGTTCCACCTGGACCGACACGCGCCAGCCGTGGGTGTGGCGCGCGCCAAGACGGGCGCCCTGCCCGGCGTCACGACACTGGCTGGTCTCGTCGTGACCCAGGACGGGCGGATGCTCGCCTTCGCCGTGCTCGCCGATGACGTCGGACGAGACGGCGCGGGGCTGGAGGCACGCTCGGTCGTCGACAGCATCGTCGCCGAGCTGGCCGTCTGCGGTTGCTGA
- a CDS encoding zinc-dependent metalloprotease has translation MTDDLVNDPSPATAPGADEPATGEGAGADYVDWEFAASAGRRLAPAGPSVSRDEIDQLVAELREATRTAVAPVADTSGLHAPQDAPSPLVVDRGGWIEANAVSMKGMLAPVLDHVVAARARGRQPAEGMRKVGGRVTGAEVGSMLAWVSTKVLGQYDLAPESTPRLLLVAPNIMTAERDLGVVPSDFRLWVCLHEETHRVQFTAVPWLRQHILDAARDIGTKLVPEPDQTSQRLQQIVTALPGVIRGDTDITQVLATPEQREKLAEITAVMSLLEGHADVIMDDVGPSVIPTVATIRAKFQQRRKGSGSVDKILRRLLGMDAKMAQYRDGAVFVRAVTDQIGREGFNRVWESPETLPRPTEIADPAAWVRRVHG, from the coding sequence ATGACGGACGATCTGGTGAACGACCCGAGCCCCGCCACCGCACCGGGCGCCGACGAGCCTGCAACGGGGGAGGGCGCAGGCGCTGACTACGTGGACTGGGAGTTCGCCGCGTCGGCAGGGCGCCGCTTGGCGCCGGCCGGGCCGAGCGTGTCCCGGGACGAGATCGACCAGCTGGTCGCCGAGCTGCGGGAGGCCACCAGGACGGCGGTCGCACCGGTGGCCGACACCAGCGGGCTGCACGCACCGCAAGATGCCCCGAGTCCCCTCGTCGTCGACCGGGGCGGGTGGATCGAGGCCAACGCGGTCTCGATGAAGGGCATGCTCGCGCCGGTGCTCGACCACGTGGTCGCAGCCCGGGCCAGGGGGCGCCAGCCGGCAGAGGGGATGCGCAAGGTCGGGGGCCGGGTGACCGGTGCCGAGGTCGGGAGCATGCTCGCCTGGGTGAGCACCAAGGTGCTGGGGCAATATGACCTGGCGCCGGAGAGCACCCCGCGGCTGCTCCTGGTCGCGCCCAACATCATGACCGCCGAGCGCGACCTGGGCGTGGTCCCGAGCGACTTCCGACTCTGGGTCTGTCTGCACGAGGAGACCCACAGGGTCCAGTTCACCGCCGTGCCGTGGCTGCGTCAGCACATCCTCGACGCCGCTCGTGACATCGGCACCAAGCTGGTCCCGGAGCCGGACCAGACGAGCCAGCGACTGCAGCAGATCGTCACGGCTCTGCCGGGCGTCATCCGCGGGGACACCGACATCACCCAGGTGCTGGCCACCCCCGAGCAACGGGAGAAGCTGGCCGAGATCACCGCCGTCATGTCCCTGCTGGAGGGGCACGCCGACGTCATCATGGATGACGTCGGTCCGTCGGTCATCCCCACCGTGGCCACCATCCGGGCGAAGTTCCAGCAACGCCGCAAGGGCTCGGGCTCGGTGGACAAGATCCTGCGCAGACTGCTCGGCATGGACGCCAAGATGGCGCAGTACCGCGACGGCGCCGTCTTCGTGCGCGCCGTCACCGACCAGATCGGCCGCGAGGGCTTCAACCGGGTGTGGGAGTCACCTGAGACGCTGCCGCGACCCACTGAGATCGCCGACCCCGCCGCCTGGGTGCGCCGGGTCCACGGCTGA
- the tilS gene encoding tRNA lysidine(34) synthetase TilS, protein MRRTLTTLGLRGQPVLVACSGGADSLALAAAAAFVVPREGGTLGALVVDHGLQADSADIARAAAEQCRGLGVTDVEVLQVTVTDRGDGPESAARDARLAVLTDAAERGAAAAVLLGHTRDDQAEQVLLGLARGSGARSLAGIPPARLARPGSPVLLVRPFLSVPRSTTEATCRDLGLSPWADPHNDDEAFMRVRARRVLPVLERELGPGIVAALARSADLLRDDADALDEAARTAYLRLGEPPWPVSGLTDLSGAVRRRVWRELALRSGAPSGALTAEHLRTVDQLVTHWRGQGPVDLPGGLRVHRRGELISLANSA, encoded by the coding sequence GTGCGGCGGACGCTGACGACGCTGGGCCTGCGCGGACAACCGGTCCTGGTGGCGTGCTCCGGTGGCGCTGACTCGCTGGCGCTCGCGGCAGCTGCTGCGTTCGTGGTGCCGCGGGAGGGCGGGACGCTCGGCGCGCTCGTCGTCGATCACGGACTGCAGGCCGACTCGGCCGACATCGCGCGGGCCGCTGCGGAGCAGTGCCGTGGCCTCGGCGTCACCGACGTCGAGGTCCTGCAGGTCACGGTGACCGATCGCGGGGATGGGCCGGAGTCCGCGGCCCGGGACGCGCGCCTGGCCGTCCTCACCGACGCGGCCGAGCGCGGGGCCGCGGCCGCCGTCCTGCTGGGCCACACGCGTGACGACCAGGCCGAGCAGGTGCTCCTGGGCCTGGCCCGGGGCTCGGGAGCCCGGTCGCTTGCAGGCATCCCACCCGCCCGCCTGGCGCGGCCCGGGTCGCCGGTCCTGCTGGTGCGCCCCTTCCTGTCGGTCCCGCGCAGCACGACCGAGGCCACCTGCCGAGACCTCGGTCTGTCCCCCTGGGCTGACCCGCACAACGACGACGAAGCGTTCATGAGAGTGCGCGCCCGCCGGGTCCTGCCGGTCCTGGAGCGGGAGCTGGGCCCCGGCATCGTGGCCGCCCTTGCCCGCAGCGCAGACCTACTCCGGGACGATGCCGACGCGCTCGACGAGGCCGCACGCACGGCATACCTCCGCCTTGGTGAGCCACCGTGGCCGGTCAGTGGCCTGACCGACCTGTCCGGCGCCGTGCGTCGCAGGGTATGGCGCGAGCTGGCGCTGCGGTCCGGTGCCCCGTCGGGGGCGCTCACCGCAGAACACCTGCGGACCGTGGACCAGCTGGTGACCCACTGGCGGGGGCAGGGACCCGTGGACCTTCCGGGCGGGCTGCGGGTGCATCGCCGGGGCGAGCTGATTTCGCTCGCCAACAGCGCCTAA
- the hpt gene encoding hypoxanthine phosphoribosyltransferase: MDAEHMGADLEKVLLTEEQIQQRLQELAEQIWGDYRDKDVLLVGVLRGAVVVMADLMRALPGTAEMDWMAVSSYGSGTKSSGVVRILKDLDTDITNRHVLIVEDIIDSGLTLSWIRSNLDSRSPASVEICTLLRKPEAAKVEINVRYVGFDIPNDFVVGYGLDYAEKYRNLRVVGTLAPHVYS, translated from the coding sequence GTGGACGCCGAGCACATGGGTGCAGACCTGGAGAAGGTCCTGCTCACCGAGGAGCAGATCCAACAGCGTCTGCAGGAGCTGGCCGAACAGATCTGGGGCGACTACCGGGACAAGGACGTGCTGCTGGTGGGGGTGCTCAGAGGCGCGGTCGTGGTCATGGCCGACCTGATGAGAGCGCTGCCCGGGACCGCCGAGATGGACTGGATGGCGGTGTCGTCCTACGGCTCGGGCACCAAGTCCTCTGGTGTGGTGCGGATCCTCAAGGACCTCGACACCGACATCACCAACCGGCACGTCCTGATCGTCGAGGACATCATCGACTCCGGCCTGACGCTGAGCTGGATCCGCTCCAACCTCGACTCCCGCAGCCCGGCATCCGTGGAGATCTGCACGCTGCTGCGCAAGCCCGAGGCGGCCAAGGTGGAGATCAACGTGCGCTATGTCGGGTTCGACATCCCCAACGACTTCGTGGTCGGCTACGGGCTGGACTACGCCGAGAAGTACCGCAACCTGAGGGTCGTCGGCACCCTCGCCCCGCACGTGTACTCGTAG